One region of Mycolicibacterium lutetiense genomic DNA includes:
- the ppc gene encoding phosphoenolpyruvate carboxylase, whose product MADGPDTALDPIGAVQRTPVGREATEPMREDIRLLGAILGDTVREQNGAEVFDLVERARVESFRVRRSEIDRAELADLFTGIDIHQAIPVIRAFTHFALLANVAEDIHRERRRAVHEAAGEPPQDSSLAATYLKLDRADLEAAAVADALSGALVSPVITAHPTETRRRTVFDTQHRVTELMRLRMHGLTRTADGRDIEVELRRNILTLWQTALVRLSRLKISDEIETGLRYYPAAFFEVIPQVNAEVRNALQARWPGENLLEQPILRPGSWIGGDRDGNPNVDAGVVRLATGRAAHVAFAHYFTEITALEEELSMSARLVSISEGLALLADACDEPARADEPYRRALRVIHARLTAAGREILDEQPEHELDLGRTAYRSPQEFLADLDTVDASLRGHGSAVLADDRLSRLREAVRVFGFHLCGLDMRQNSEVHEQVVAELLAWAGVHPDYASLSEAQRVELLATEIATRRPLIGEGAELSELARKELDIIGAAARAVTVLGAQAVPNYVISMCQSVSDLLETAILLKEAGLLDVSGAAHGEVYAPVGIVPLFETIEDLQQGSEVLQAALALPVYRSIVTARGQHQEVMLGYSDSNKDGGYLAANWALYRAELDLVEAARTTGIRLRLFHGRGGTVGRGGGPSYDAILAQPPGAVKGSLRITEQGEVIAAKYAEPRIAHRNLETLLAATLESTLLDVEGLGGEAGPAYQVLDELAALAQRSYAELVHETPGFVEYFKASTPVSEIGALNIGSRPSSRKPTTSIADLRAIPWVLAWSQSRVMLPGWYGTGSAFAQWIADDETRLSVLQDLYRRWPFFRTVLSNMAQVLAKSDMGLAARYSELVADEELRARVFDKIVAEHTRTIDMYKLITGQDDLLADNPALARSVFNRFPYLEPLNHLQVELLRRYRGGDTDERVQRGILLTMSGLATALRNSG is encoded by the coding sequence ATGGCTGACGGTCCCGATACCGCGCTGGATCCGATCGGTGCGGTTCAGCGCACTCCGGTGGGCCGCGAGGCCACCGAGCCGATGCGTGAGGACATCCGGTTGCTCGGTGCGATTCTCGGCGACACCGTGCGCGAACAGAACGGAGCCGAGGTCTTCGACCTGGTCGAACGGGCCCGGGTCGAGTCCTTCCGGGTACGCCGCTCGGAGATCGACCGGGCGGAGCTGGCGGACCTGTTCACCGGTATCGATATCCACCAGGCGATCCCGGTCATCCGTGCGTTCACCCACTTCGCTCTATTGGCCAACGTCGCGGAGGACATCCACCGCGAGCGGCGACGCGCCGTGCACGAGGCCGCGGGTGAGCCCCCGCAGGACAGCAGTTTGGCCGCCACCTACCTGAAGCTCGATCGGGCCGACCTGGAAGCCGCCGCCGTCGCCGACGCGTTGAGCGGTGCCCTGGTGTCACCGGTGATCACCGCGCATCCCACCGAAACCCGGCGTCGCACCGTCTTCGACACCCAGCATCGGGTCACCGAGTTGATGCGGCTGCGCATGCACGGGCTCACACGCACCGCGGACGGGCGGGACATCGAGGTCGAGTTGCGCCGCAACATCCTGACGCTGTGGCAAACCGCGCTCGTTCGGTTGTCGCGACTCAAGATCTCCGACGAGATAGAAACCGGGCTGCGGTACTACCCAGCGGCATTCTTCGAGGTGATCCCACAGGTGAACGCCGAGGTGCGGAACGCGTTGCAGGCCCGCTGGCCGGGGGAGAACCTGTTGGAGCAGCCGATTCTGCGGCCGGGAAGCTGGATCGGTGGTGACCGGGACGGGAATCCCAATGTCGACGCGGGCGTGGTGCGGCTCGCCACCGGGCGCGCCGCTCACGTGGCCTTCGCGCACTACTTCACCGAGATCACCGCCCTGGAAGAAGAGCTGTCGATGTCGGCCCGGCTGGTCAGCATCAGTGAGGGGCTGGCCCTGCTGGCCGATGCCTGCGATGAGCCGGCACGTGCCGACGAACCCTACCGGCGGGCACTGCGGGTGATCCATGCGCGTCTGACTGCCGCCGGTCGCGAAATACTCGATGAGCAACCCGAGCACGAGCTCGACCTGGGCCGCACCGCCTACCGCAGTCCGCAGGAATTCCTGGCAGACCTCGACACCGTGGACGCTTCACTGCGAGGCCACGGCAGCGCGGTGCTGGCCGACGACCGGCTGAGCCGGTTACGAGAAGCGGTGCGGGTCTTCGGCTTTCATCTGTGCGGCCTGGACATGCGACAGAACTCCGAGGTGCACGAGCAGGTGGTCGCGGAATTGTTGGCCTGGGCCGGAGTCCATCCCGACTACGCGTCCCTTTCCGAAGCACAGCGGGTCGAACTGCTCGCGACCGAGATCGCCACCCGGCGACCACTGATCGGCGAGGGTGCCGAGCTGTCGGAGCTGGCCCGCAAGGAACTCGACATCATCGGTGCGGCGGCGCGGGCGGTCACCGTCTTGGGCGCCCAGGCCGTGCCCAACTACGTCATCTCGATGTGTCAATCGGTGTCCGATCTGCTCGAAACGGCGATCCTGCTCAAAGAGGCAGGCCTACTCGATGTTTCGGGTGCAGCGCACGGCGAGGTGTACGCACCGGTCGGGATCGTGCCACTGTTCGAAACCATCGAGGACCTGCAGCAGGGTTCGGAGGTCCTGCAGGCGGCTCTCGCGCTGCCGGTCTACCGCAGCATCGTCACCGCGCGCGGACAGCACCAGGAAGTGATGCTGGGCTACTCGGACTCGAACAAGGACGGCGGCTACCTGGCGGCCAACTGGGCGCTGTACCGAGCCGAACTGGACCTCGTCGAAGCCGCGCGCACGACCGGGATTCGGTTGCGGCTGTTCCACGGACGGGGCGGCACCGTGGGCCGTGGTGGCGGACCGAGTTACGACGCGATCCTCGCGCAACCGCCCGGCGCGGTGAAGGGGTCGTTGCGTATCACCGAGCAGGGTGAGGTGATCGCGGCGAAGTACGCCGAGCCACGGATCGCGCACCGCAATCTGGAGACGCTGCTGGCCGCGACGCTGGAATCGACCCTCCTCGACGTCGAGGGCCTCGGCGGCGAAGCCGGCCCCGCTTACCAGGTGCTCGACGAGCTGGCCGCCCTGGCGCAGCGGTCCTACGCCGAATTGGTCCATGAAACACCAGGATTCGTCGAATACTTCAAGGCTTCGACACCGGTCAGCGAGATCGGCGCACTCAACATCGGCAGCCGGCCCAGCTCACGCAAACCGACGACCTCCATCGCCGATCTGCGGGCCATCCCGTGGGTGCTGGCCTGGAGCCAGTCCCGCGTGATGCTGCCGGGTTGGTACGGCACGGGCAGCGCGTTCGCGCAGTGGATCGCCGACGACGAGACCAGGCTCTCGGTGTTGCAGGATCTGTACCGACGCTGGCCGTTCTTCCGCACGGTGTTGTCGAACATGGCCCAGGTGCTGGCCAAGTCGGATATGGGTTTGGCGGCACGGTATTCCGAGTTGGTCGCCGACGAGGAACTGCGGGCCCGGGTGTTCGACAAGATCGTCGCCGAGCACACCCGCACCATCGACATGTACAAGCTGATCACCGGTCAGGACGACCTGCTCGCCGACAACCCGGCCCTGGCCCGGTCGGTGTTCAACCGGTTCCCGTACCTCGAACCGCTCAATCACCTGCAGGTCGAGCTGCTGCGCCGGTACCGCGGCGGGGATACCGACGAGCGGGTGCAGCGTGGCATCCTGCTCACCATGAGCGGATTGGCGACAGCGCTGCGCAACAGCGGCTGA
- the secG gene encoding preprotein translocase subunit SecG, giving the protein MELALQITLVVTSVLVVLLVLLHRAKGGGLSTLFGGGVQSSLSGSTVVEKNLDRLTLFVAGIWLVSILGVGLLIKYG; this is encoded by the coding sequence ATGGAATTGGCCCTGCAGATCACTCTGGTCGTGACCAGCGTGCTGGTCGTGCTCTTGGTGCTGCTGCATCGTGCCAAAGGTGGCGGTCTGTCCACCCTGTTCGGTGGCGGTGTCCAGTCCAGTCTGTCCGGCTCCACCGTGGTCGAGAAGAACCTCGACCGGCTGACGTTGTTCGTGGCCGGCATCTGGCTGGTGTCGATCCTCGGCGTCGGGTTGCTGATCAAGTACGGCTAA
- the tpiA gene encoding triose-phosphate isomerase produces the protein MPKAARKPLIAGNWKMNLNHFEAIALVQKIAFALPDKYFDKVDVTVIPPFTDLRSVQTLVDGDKLRLTYGAQDVSRHDSGAYTGEISGAFLAKLGCSFVVVGHSERRTYHGETDELVAAKAAAAFKHGITPIICIGEQLEVREAGNHVEFNVNSLRGSLAGLSAEQIGQAVIAYEPVWAIGTGRVASAADAQEVCKAIRAELGNLASPQLAAGVRVLYGGSVNAKNVGEIVAKGDVDGALVGGASLDGEQFAILSAIAAGGPLP, from the coding sequence ATGCCGAAAGCCGCACGCAAGCCATTGATCGCCGGCAACTGGAAGATGAACCTCAATCATTTCGAGGCCATCGCGCTGGTGCAGAAGATCGCATTCGCCTTGCCGGACAAGTACTTCGACAAGGTCGATGTGACGGTCATCCCGCCGTTCACCGACCTGCGCAGCGTGCAGACGCTGGTCGACGGGGACAAATTGCGGCTCACCTACGGCGCCCAGGATGTGTCCCGGCACGATTCGGGCGCCTACACCGGTGAGATCAGCGGAGCGTTCCTGGCCAAGCTCGGATGCAGTTTCGTCGTGGTGGGGCATTCCGAGCGGCGGACCTACCACGGTGAAACCGATGAGCTGGTGGCCGCCAAGGCTGCTGCGGCGTTCAAGCACGGCATCACGCCGATCATCTGCATCGGCGAGCAGCTCGAGGTGCGCGAGGCGGGCAATCACGTCGAGTTCAACGTGAACTCCCTGCGCGGGTCCCTGGCCGGGCTCAGCGCGGAGCAGATCGGTCAGGCCGTCATCGCCTACGAGCCGGTGTGGGCCATCGGCACCGGCCGGGTGGCCAGCGCCGCCGATGCCCAGGAAGTCTGCAAGGCCATTCGCGCCGAGCTGGGGAACCTGGCGTCGCCGCAGCTCGCGGCCGGCGTCCGGGTGCTCTACGGCGGGTCGGTCAATGCCAAGAACGTCGGTGAGATCGTGGCGAAGGGCGACGTGGACGGGGCTCTCGTCGGCGGTGCCTCATTGGACGGTGAGCAGTTCGCCATCTTGTCGGCTATCGCTGCGGGCGGACCGCTGCCGTAA
- a CDS encoding phosphoglycerate kinase produces MTVKTLADLLAEGVEGRGVLVRSDLNVPLDDEGAITDQGRIIASVPTLKALAEAGAKVVVAAHLGRPKGTPDPKLSLAPVAAALGEKLGRHVQLAGDVVGTDALARAEGLTDGDVLLLENIRFDPRETSKDNAERSALARELAALVEGADGSPGAFVSDGFGVVHRKQASVYDVATLLPHYAGTLVATEVKVLEQLTSSTERPYAVVLGGSKVSDKLAVIENLATKADSIVIGGGMCFTFLAAQGVSVGTSLCQEEMIDTCRRLLDTYGDVIHLPVDIVVADKFAADAEPETVASDRIPEGKMGLDIGPESVKRFTALLSNAKTVFWNGPMGVFEFPAFSAGTKGVAEAIIGATEKGAFSVVGGGDSAAAVRQLGLAEDGFSHISTGGGASLEYLEGKTLPGIEVLES; encoded by the coding sequence ATGACTGTTAAAACACTCGCTGACCTGTTGGCCGAGGGCGTGGAGGGGCGCGGCGTACTTGTCCGCTCCGACCTCAATGTCCCACTCGATGACGAGGGCGCCATCACCGACCAGGGCCGCATCATCGCCTCGGTCCCGACGCTCAAAGCGCTGGCCGAGGCCGGCGCCAAGGTCGTCGTCGCGGCGCACCTGGGCCGCCCCAAGGGAACCCCGGACCCGAAGTTGTCGCTCGCGCCGGTGGCCGCGGCACTGGGGGAGAAGCTCGGACGCCACGTGCAGTTGGCCGGCGATGTGGTCGGCACCGACGCGCTGGCTCGGGCCGAGGGGCTCACCGACGGCGACGTGCTGCTGTTGGAGAACATCCGCTTCGACCCGCGGGAGACCAGCAAGGACAATGCCGAGAGGTCGGCGCTGGCCCGTGAATTGGCAGCCCTGGTCGAGGGTGCCGACGGCTCGCCGGGTGCCTTCGTCTCCGATGGATTCGGTGTGGTGCACCGCAAGCAGGCCTCGGTCTACGACGTCGCCACCCTGCTGCCGCACTACGCGGGCACGTTGGTGGCCACCGAGGTCAAGGTGCTCGAGCAGTTGACCAGCTCGACCGAGCGCCCTTACGCCGTGGTGCTCGGTGGCTCGAAGGTCTCCGACAAGCTCGCCGTCATCGAGAACCTGGCCACCAAGGCTGACAGCATCGTCATCGGTGGCGGAATGTGCTTCACGTTCCTTGCTGCACAAGGGGTTTCGGTGGGGACCTCGCTGTGTCAGGAAGAGATGATCGACACCTGCAGGCGACTGTTGGACACCTACGGCGACGTGATCCACCTGCCGGTGGACATCGTCGTGGCCGACAAGTTCGCCGCCGACGCCGAACCGGAAACCGTGGCCTCCGACCGCATCCCCGAGGGCAAGATGGGCCTGGACATCGGCCCGGAGTCGGTCAAGCGCTTCACCGCGCTGCTGTCCAATGCCAAGACCGTGTTCTGGAACGGGCCCATGGGCGTTTTCGAGTTCCCGGCCTTCTCGGCGGGCACCAAGGGGGTGGCCGAGGCGATCATCGGCGCCACCGAAAAGGGTGCGTTCAGCGTCGTCGGCGGCGGCGATTCGGCGGCCGCGGTGCGACAACTCGGCCTGGCCGAGGACGGCTTCTCGCACATCTCGACCGGTGGCGGCGCGTCACTGGAATACCTTGAGGGCAAGACCCTGCCCGGCATCGAAGTACTGGAGTCGTAG
- the gap gene encoding type I glyceraldehyde-3-phosphate dehydrogenase, translating to MTIRVGVNGFGRIGRNFYRALAVQQAEGKNTDIEIVAVNDLTDNATLAHLLKFDSILGRLPQDVSLEGEDTIVIGDKKIKALEVKEGPAALPWGDLGVDVVVESTGIFTKRDKAQGHLDAGAKKVIISAPASDEDITIVLGVNDDKYDGSQNIISNASCTTNCLGPLAKVLNDEFGIVKGLMTTIHAYTQDQNLQDGPHRDLRRARAAALNIVPTSTGAAKAIGLVLPELKGKLDGYALRVPIPTGSVTDLTAELAKPAPADEINAAMKAAAEGPMKGILKYYDAPIVSSDIVTDPHSSIFDSGLTKVIDNQAKVVSWYDNEWGYSNRLVDLVALVGKSL from the coding sequence GTGACTATCCGGGTGGGCGTTAACGGCTTCGGCCGCATCGGGCGCAACTTCTACCGGGCCCTGGCGGTGCAGCAGGCCGAGGGTAAGAACACCGATATCGAGATCGTGGCGGTCAACGACCTCACCGACAACGCCACCCTGGCTCACCTGCTGAAGTTCGATTCGATCCTGGGTCGCCTGCCGCAAGACGTCAGTCTCGAGGGCGAGGACACCATCGTCATCGGCGACAAGAAGATCAAGGCCCTCGAAGTGAAGGAAGGCCCGGCTGCGCTGCCCTGGGGTGACCTCGGCGTCGACGTGGTCGTCGAGTCGACCGGCATCTTCACCAAGCGCGACAAGGCCCAGGGCCACCTCGATGCGGGCGCCAAAAAAGTCATCATCTCGGCGCCGGCCAGCGATGAGGACATCACCATCGTGCTGGGCGTCAACGACGACAAGTACGACGGTAGCCAGAACATCATCTCCAACGCCTCGTGCACCACGAACTGCCTCGGCCCCCTGGCGAAGGTCCTCAACGACGAGTTCGGCATCGTCAAGGGCCTCATGACCACCATCCACGCCTACACCCAGGACCAGAACCTGCAGGACGGCCCACACCGGGATCTGCGCCGCGCCCGTGCCGCCGCGCTGAACATCGTGCCGACCTCGACCGGTGCGGCAAAAGCAATTGGCCTCGTCTTACCTGAACTGAAAGGCAAGTTGGACGGCTACGCGCTGCGCGTGCCGATCCCCACGGGTTCGGTCACCGACCTGACCGCCGAGCTGGCCAAGCCGGCGCCCGCTGACGAGATCAACGCCGCCATGAAGGCCGCCGCCGAGGGGCCGATGAAGGGCATTCTCAAGTACTACGACGCGCCCATCGTGTCGAGTGACATCGTCACCGACCCGCACAGCTCGATCTTCGACTCGGGCCTGACCAAGGTCATCGACAACCAGGCCAAGGTCGTCTCCTGGTATGACAACGAGTGGGGTTACTCTAACCGCCTCGTTGATCTGGTCGCACTCGTAGGAAAGTCGCTCTAA
- a CDS encoding phospholipase D-like domain-containing protein — protein MTRSLIILPDDSAQPVIDAIGNSTRSVRIKMFAFSHLPLLEAVVAAHRRGVDVKVMLNPERRDGETDNDVARETLQRYGIQVRASNPAFDLTHEKSMVVDDEHAFVESLNWTEENFTVTRDYAVVTPSAYEVAEIIDCFEADWAREDFDPGGGAHLIWCPTNGRHRIAEFIDRAEHTLFVQNERYQDPVIIERLVRAARRGVKVHVMARAAHHLKSGKLLEGVSGMRILDDVGIKIHRLKHMKLHAKMILADHERAIVGSINFSPGSFDHRRELAIEVTDHHIIKRLNEVAHHDWKHSEPMDLSDDGLIADLVGQDPHELDQLALHDREI, from the coding sequence GTGACACGTTCGCTGATCATCCTGCCCGACGACTCGGCACAGCCGGTGATCGACGCGATCGGTAATTCCACCCGGTCGGTGCGCATCAAGATGTTCGCCTTCAGCCACCTGCCGTTGTTGGAGGCTGTGGTGGCCGCCCACCGGCGCGGCGTGGACGTCAAGGTCATGCTCAACCCCGAACGGCGCGACGGGGAGACCGACAACGACGTCGCGCGGGAGACGTTGCAGCGGTACGGCATCCAGGTCCGTGCCAGCAATCCCGCGTTCGACCTGACGCACGAGAAGTCGATGGTGGTCGACGATGAGCATGCGTTCGTCGAGTCGCTGAACTGGACCGAGGAGAACTTCACCGTGACGCGGGACTACGCCGTCGTCACACCCAGCGCCTATGAGGTCGCCGAGATCATCGACTGCTTCGAAGCCGACTGGGCGCGTGAGGACTTCGATCCCGGCGGTGGTGCGCACCTGATCTGGTGCCCGACGAACGGTCGGCATCGCATCGCCGAGTTCATCGACAGGGCCGAACACACTTTGTTCGTCCAGAATGAGCGATACCAGGACCCGGTGATCATCGAGCGTCTGGTCCGTGCGGCACGTCGTGGCGTGAAGGTTCACGTCATGGCCCGCGCGGCCCACCATCTCAAGTCAGGCAAGCTCCTCGAAGGTGTCAGCGGGATGCGCATCCTGGACGACGTCGGCATCAAGATCCACCGGCTCAAGCACATGAAGCTGCACGCCAAGATGATTCTCGCCGATCACGAGCGGGCCATCGTCGGCTCGATCAATTTCTCCCCGGGCAGCTTCGATCATCGTCGCGAGTTGGCCATCGAGGTGACCGACCACCACATCATCAAGCGGCTCAACGAGGTAGCGCATCACGACTGGAAACACTCTGAACCGATGGACCTCTCGGATGACGGGCTCATTGCCGATCTGGTCGGCCAGGATCCGCACGAACTCGACCAACTCGCCCTACACGACCGCGAAATCTGA